The genomic segment TCTTTACTGCTTAATTGAATCTAATTTTCTGTTAATTGCTCTTCATCTACTCTtgctgcactttacatttcttTAATATAACAGAGTCACCATCATCCTCGTTTGAATCCAGAACCACAAAATCAGCAGGGTATATAAAACTGTCCACCTTGACCAACAGATTTTCAATTACACCCCTGGGGTATACCATTGACTTATCTACCAGCTCCAGAGACATTTGTACTGGTTTGACTTCCTCTATATGCAGCTTTTTCACCAGGGAGGATGGTATCAAATTAATACTTGCTCCGAGATCGCACATTGCTTTAGTGACGGTCACTTccccaatggtgcaaggtaacAAGAAACTTCCTGGGTCCTCAAGCTTGGGAGGCAGCCCTTTTTGAATCAAGACTCTGCATTCCTCAGTGAGTGATACGATTTCCTTCTCATCccaacttcttttcttattgataatgtccttcatgaacttggcatataacggcatttgctcaagtgcttcagcTAAAGGGATATTGATTTCCAGTTTCTTGAAGGTCTCAAGGAATTTGTGGAAATGTTGGTCTTTAACCTCTTTGTTGaatctctgaggatatggcaatGGAGGTGTGATGCTCTTTCCTATTTGCTGCTGTCCCTGAGTCATTTCCCTTGAGCTATGTGATTGGTTGTCCTGCTCTTTGAGTTTCTCAGTGCTTTTGTTTGGCACCACAACTTGCTCCTTAGCTTGATATGCTTTTGTTTGCTTCTCATCCTCTGTTGGTTCTTTAATGCTCTCTGTTTGCTTCTTTGTAGTGTCATTGTTGCTCATCAACGttctcccactccttaattatattgccttgcattcttccttggAATTTGGGATTGTATCACTGGGTAGTGAGCTTGAAGGTCTCTCAACAGAAATTTGCTTGGAGAGttgcccaatctgcctctctaggctTTTTAGTGATGCTTCATGGTTTTTGTTTGTTATTTCCTGGTGTTTCATCATTTTGTTTNNNNNNNNNNNNNNNNNNNNNNNNNNNNNNNNNNNNNNNNNNNNNNNNNNNNNNNNNNNNNNNNNNNNNNNNNNNNNNNNNNNNNNNNNNNNNNNNNNNNNNNNNNNNNNNNNNNNNNNNNNNNNNNNNNNNNNNNNNNNNNNNNNNNNNNNNNNNNNNNNNNNNNNNNNNNNNNNNNNNNNNNNNNNNNNNNNNNNNNNNNNNNNNNNNNNNNNNNNNNNNNNNNNNNNNNNNNNNNNNNNNNNNNNNNNNNNNNNNNNNNNNNNNNNNNNNNNNNNNNNNNNNNNNNNNNNNNNNNNNNNNNNNNNNNNNNNNNNNNNNNNNNNNNNNNNNNNNNNNNNNNNNNNNNNNNNNNNNNNNNNNNNNNNNNNNNNNNNNNNNNNNNNNNNNNNNNNNNNNNNNNNNNNNNNNNNNNNNNNNNNNNNNNNNNNNNNNNNNNNNNNNNNNNNNNNNNNNNNNNNNNNNNNNNNNNNNNNNNNNNNNNNNNNNNNNNNNNNNNNNNNNNN from the Arachis duranensis cultivar V14167 unplaced genomic scaffold, aradu.V14167.gnm2.J7QH unplaced_Scaffold_145514, whole genome shotgun sequence genome contains:
- the LOC107472533 gene encoding uncharacterized protein LOC107472533, whose protein sequence is MSNNDTTKKQTESIKEPTEDEKQTKAYQAKEQVVVPNKSTEKLKEQDNQSHSSREMTQGQQQIGKSITPPLPYPQRFNKEVKDQHFHKFLETFKKLEINIPLAEALEQMPSWDEKEIVSLTEECRVLIQKGLPPKLEDPGSFLLPCTIGEVTVTKAMCDLGASINLIPSSLVKKLHIEEVKPVQMSLELVDKSMVYPRGVIENLLVKVDSFIYPADFVVLDSNEDDGDSVILKKCKVQQE